A portion of the Stigmatella aurantiaca DW4/3-1 genome contains these proteins:
- a CDS encoding IS1182-like element ISStau7 family transposase gives MERWKPEVKCSEREERLLKLAGRSRKLFVFLREHRHELFAEAFQAELEAMYRDSGQGDEPQPPALMCMGVLLQAYLQVSDAEAVRLSATDRCWRLVLGTLAQDDDKPAFSQGGLQQFRQRLIRHDMDRRLLERTVELAKETRAFDWKKLPKQLRVAVDSRPLEGAGRVEDTFNLLGHAGRKIAECMAVALETTVKEVCAQAGAPLLAASSIKAALDVDWNDSEQKAEALNRLCKQLDRLSAWVEKRRPKESEEAPLGRYIEALVQVKAQDLEPVPGGVRIRQGVAEDRRVSIEDAQMRHGRKSKSKRFNGFKQHLSTHLDSERVLACAVTPANRPEEEAAPQLQADMARIGFEPDELLIDRAYLNSTLVEHVVGRAGAIVCKPWKGAHGKPGLFGKRDFKINVRDGTITCPGGQVETFEPGQVVQFEPEVCGPCPLRAQCTHAATGRGRTVTMGEDEALQKKLRSLQETRTGRAKLRERVGVEHRLAHLSNRQGPRARYLGTRKNTFDLRRLCAVQNLETLARRSAANGGALTCSVL, from the coding sequence ACGAGCTGTTCGCGGAGGCCTTCCAAGCGGAGTTGGAGGCAATGTATCGCGACTCGGGACAAGGAGACGAGCCGCAGCCGCCCGCGCTGATGTGCATGGGAGTGCTGCTCCAGGCCTACCTCCAAGTCTCGGATGCGGAGGCGGTACGGCTGTCGGCGACGGACCGTTGCTGGAGATTGGTGCTGGGGACGCTTGCGCAAGACGATGACAAACCCGCCTTCTCGCAGGGAGGGCTGCAGCAGTTTCGCCAACGGCTCATCCGCCACGACATGGACCGTCGGCTGCTGGAGCGGACGGTAGAGCTGGCCAAAGAGACGAGAGCCTTCGACTGGAAGAAGCTGCCCAAGCAGCTGAGAGTGGCGGTGGACAGCCGCCCTTTAGAAGGAGCCGGGCGGGTTGAGGACACCTTCAACCTGCTCGGCCACGCGGGGCGGAAAATAGCCGAGTGCATGGCAGTGGCGCTGGAAACAACCGTCAAGGAGGTCTGTGCTCAGGCGGGCGCGCCGCTGCTGGCGGCCTCGAGCATCAAGGCCGCCTTGGACGTCGACTGGAACGATTCGGAACAGAAGGCCGAGGCACTCAATCGCCTCTGCAAACAGTTGGATCGGCTGTCAGCATGGGTGGAGAAGAGGCGTCCCAAGGAGAGCGAGGAGGCACCGCTGGGGCGCTACATCGAAGCGCTCGTTCAGGTGAAAGCACAGGACTTGGAGCCTGTGCCAGGCGGGGTACGGATTCGGCAAGGTGTCGCCGAGGACCGGCGCGTCTCCATTGAAGATGCTCAGATGCGCCACGGCCGCAAGAGCAAGAGCAAGCGGTTCAATGGTTTCAAGCAGCACCTGAGCACGCATCTGGATTCGGAGCGGGTGCTGGCCTGTGCGGTGACGCCCGCCAATCGGCCTGAGGAGGAGGCGGCTCCCCAGCTTCAAGCGGACATGGCGCGGATAGGATTCGAGCCGGATGAACTGCTGATAGACCGGGCCTATCTGAACAGCACCCTGGTGGAGCACGTGGTGGGGAGGGCAGGTGCCATCGTCTGCAAACCGTGGAAAGGTGCTCACGGCAAGCCTGGGCTCTTTGGGAAAAGAGACTTCAAGATCAACGTCCGTGACGGAACCATCACCTGTCCCGGCGGACAGGTGGAGACCTTTGAGCCGGGGCAGGTCGTCCAGTTCGAGCCTGAAGTCTGCGGCCCGTGCCCCCTGCGCGCGCAGTGTACGCATGCAGCGACCGGCCGGGGACGGACCGTCACGATGGGGGAGGATGAAGCCCTCCAGAAGAAGCTGCGAAGTCTTCAAGAAACCCGCACCGGACGCGCCAAACTGCGCGAGCGCGTCGGTGTCGAACATCGGCTGGCCCACCTGAGCAATCGGCAGGGGCCTCGTGCTCGCTATCTGGGCACGCGCAAGAATACATTCGACCTGCGTCGCCTCTGTGCCGTGCAGAACCTGGAGACCCTCGCACGCCGCTCAGCGGCGAACGGAGGGGCTCTAACCTGTTCGGTGCTCTAG